The proteins below are encoded in one region of Ferroplasma acidiphilum:
- a CDS encoding ABC transporter permease, translated as MENDSDANQYMISLKYQFKSYLRTKRFLGLILFTTIISIGITALMLHDEYSMLKAGTPLLYFYKYLSGFSADLVVIIGAFFGGDIISTDTGTNAAYYTLVQPVRRSILFVGRFTAALISSFIIVLVYFVVGVGSSLYLYGKVTPVIFESLGILVLFLAAAIAFASLFSGIFKGQSSGIIVSVLLLFIGFPIIDEFVGSIGGIDPLFSLNFAGEIMYLIFEKPYPAVKASGSGFGPGAGAGAFYTFSPTVMQGLGVLIAYIIICGIIAIILYSRRQIEG; from the coding sequence ATGGAAAATGATAGCGATGCCAATCAGTATATGATATCACTGAAATATCAGTTTAAATCATACCTGCGGACAAAAAGATTCCTGGGGTTGATTTTATTTACAACAATAATATCCATAGGTATTACTGCTTTAATGCTTCATGATGAATACTCAATGCTCAAAGCCGGAACTCCTTTATTATACTTTTATAAGTACCTTTCAGGATTTTCGGCTGATCTGGTTGTAATTATAGGTGCATTCTTCGGTGGGGATATTATTTCCACAGATACCGGCACAAATGCCGCATACTACACACTTGTGCAGCCTGTAAGGAGATCCATATTATTTGTAGGTAGATTTACTGCTGCCTTAATATCTTCATTTATAATAGTGCTGGTTTACTTCGTAGTTGGCGTTGGCAGTTCCCTTTACCTTTATGGAAAGGTAACACCGGTTATATTTGAAAGCCTTGGAATACTCGTATTATTCCTGGCAGCTGCAATTGCATTTGCATCACTGTTCTCAGGTATATTTAAAGGGCAATCAAGCGGGATTATTGTTTCAGTATTATTGCTCTTTATAGGATTCCCTATAATAGATGAATTTGTAGGCAGTATCGGTGGCATAGACCCGCTATTTTCACTTAACTTTGCCGGTGAAATCATGTACCTTATCTTTGAAAAACCATACCCTGCGGTTAAGGCATCAGGCAGTGGTTTTGGCCCTGGTGCTGGTGCAGGTGCATTTTACACCTTCAGCCCGACAGTGATGCAGGGGCTTGGCGTGCTTATTGCATACATAATAATATGCGGGATAATTGCGATAATATTGTACTCAAGGAGGCAAATAGAGGGATAA
- a CDS encoding bifunctional folylpolyglutamate synthase/dihydrofolate synthase, with translation MINGALDYLYNLKREGIKLDLTATQDFASHVGNPQSKFKTIHIAGTNGKGSIASYVYNILRQKYKTGMYTSPHLLDFNERIILDLNMIPDSYIIDFMNSNRDYIENLATVYRNPTFFETTTVMAFKYFADNNADYAAIEVGLGGRLDSTNIINPEVSVIAQIGYEHYQRLGCSLTSIAHEKGGIIKNGKPVVLLDNKPEVVAEITKIASVRNSKLVKISDYCSITDLKFNLDGMSFKLQTPVEEYHITTSNLGLFQLGNISTAVASMELLPEGSPGKKSIEKGIRESRWPSRFEVISREPLVIMDSSHNPPAAHALVETFSNFVTQKPVLLIGMLDDKDYFSYMSILRKLSDSVILTTPDEPSRSLDPDALAAGIGHMFPSIRIIKDPVEAYNFAIQNYSCVLVTGSMYLVGMLKKYLGSSVRPFNMD, from the coding sequence ATGATAAACGGGGCACTGGATTACCTGTATAACCTCAAACGGGAAGGCATTAAACTGGACCTGACTGCAACTCAGGATTTCGCCAGCCATGTGGGCAATCCACAGTCTAAATTTAAGACGATACACATAGCAGGAACAAATGGTAAAGGTTCCATAGCATCATATGTGTATAATATACTCCGGCAAAAGTATAAAACAGGAATGTACACATCCCCGCATTTGCTTGATTTCAACGAAAGAATAATACTTGATTTAAATATGATTCCCGATAGTTATATTATTGATTTTATGAACTCAAACCGCGATTATATAGAAAATCTTGCAACCGTATATAGAAATCCCACATTTTTTGAAACCACAACAGTAATGGCATTCAAATATTTTGCTGACAATAATGCTGACTACGCGGCGATTGAAGTCGGACTAGGTGGGAGGCTGGATTCTACCAATATAATTAACCCGGAAGTAAGCGTCATTGCACAGATAGGGTATGAACATTATCAGAGGCTGGGCTGTTCACTAACTTCAATAGCCCACGAAAAGGGTGGAATAATCAAAAATGGAAAACCGGTTGTACTGCTGGATAATAAACCCGAAGTTGTGGCAGAGATTACTAAAATTGCCAGTGTAAGGAATTCAAAGCTTGTAAAAATTTCAGATTATTGCTCTATAACGGATCTTAAATTCAATCTTGACGGCATGTCTTTTAAGCTCCAGACACCCGTAGAGGAATATCATATCACCACATCAAACCTCGGATTATTCCAGCTCGGCAATATCAGCACAGCAGTAGCAAGCATGGAACTTCTGCCGGAAGGGTCCCCCGGTAAAAAATCCATAGAAAAAGGTATAAGGGAAAGTAGATGGCCATCCAGGTTTGAGGTAATAAGCAGGGAACCACTGGTAATAATGGACTCATCACATAACCCTCCCGCAGCACACGCACTAGTAGAGACCTTCTCAAACTTTGTAACGCAAAAGCCGGTACTGTTGATAGGAATGCTTGATGACAAGGATTATTTCTCCTATATGTCAATATTAAGAAAACTTTCAGACAGTGTAATTTTAACCACACCGGATGAACCATCCCGTTCACTGGATCCGGATGCCCTGGCAGCTGGCATAGGACATATGTTTCCTTCTATCAGAATAATTAAGGACCCAGTTGAGGCGTATAATTTTGCAATTCAGAATTATAGCTGTGTTCTGGTAACAGGTTCAATGTATCTTGTAGGCATGTTAAAAAAGTATCTGGGTTCGTCTGTCAGACCGTTTAACATGGATTAA
- a CDS encoding family 1 glycosylhydrolase: MLRKFPDNFMFGTATSPFQVEMGRSDNSISSESDWYKWSHDSNIIQKTYVSGDFPDDGPDFWNNYKRFIDASIDMGNNSIRIGIDWARIFKTSTESVDAVASKNEKGDVYAMSFPDNFIQRMDSIADNDAVKHYAEIMEYIKARNLKLILTAYHWPLPIWLHDPVKCNQDFANCREKGWADKATVEEFGKYTYYLYNKFHRYVDIWNTLNEPNIIAINGYVYGNLEGFPPGLSNFSIAVSVMRNLAYAHNIAYKIIKALDHSSQVGINVAVPYFQPEMDTPENRFIVNYVKHIFYDLYLNSALYGNFDNSLSGIFNESRPSEFAGTDFIGIDYYSRIRVRYVDNDNVDLRYRFAFLPCSKCSDNYWDIFPEGIRNVSRSVFNHYRKPVMILENGVADAEGSLRKEFIEKHLIELHKAIKEDYIPVKGYFHWSIVDNYEWARGYKDKFGLYKINNGEFVKTEASEFYSKICHDHGVEDSDFKTY; this comes from the coding sequence ATGCTCAGGAAATTTCCGGATAATTTCATGTTCGGTACCGCGACAAGCCCATTTCAGGTGGAAATGGGCAGATCAGATAATTCTATATCTTCAGAGAGCGACTGGTATAAATGGTCACATGATAGTAATATAATACAGAAAACCTATGTAAGCGGAGATTTCCCGGACGATGGCCCGGATTTCTGGAATAATTATAAAAGATTCATCGATGCTTCTATTGATATGGGAAATAATTCCATAAGAATTGGCATAGATTGGGCCAGAATATTCAAAACATCAACTGAAAGTGTGGATGCAGTTGCAAGCAAAAACGAAAAGGGTGATGTTTATGCAATGTCATTCCCTGATAACTTTATCCAGAGAATGGATTCCATTGCGGATAATGATGCTGTAAAACATTATGCTGAAATAATGGAATACATAAAGGCAAGAAATTTAAAGCTTATTTTAACAGCATACCACTGGCCTTTGCCAATATGGTTGCATGACCCTGTAAAATGCAACCAGGATTTTGCAAATTGCAGGGAAAAAGGATGGGCAGACAAAGCCACAGTAGAGGAATTCGGCAAATACACTTATTATCTTTATAATAAATTTCACAGATATGTGGATATTTGGAATACACTGAATGAACCGAACATAATAGCTATTAATGGCTATGTTTATGGCAATCTGGAGGGATTTCCTCCTGGATTGTCTAACTTTTCAATAGCTGTATCCGTTATGAGGAACCTCGCCTACGCACATAATATAGCGTATAAAATTATCAAGGCACTTGATCATTCCTCACAGGTCGGGATCAATGTAGCTGTCCCATATTTCCAGCCTGAAATGGATACACCGGAAAACAGGTTCATTGTAAATTATGTTAAACACATTTTTTATGACCTGTACCTCAATTCTGCCCTGTACGGAAACTTTGACAATTCCCTATCTGGAATTTTTAATGAATCACGGCCCTCTGAATTTGCAGGTACAGATTTTATAGGAATAGATTATTACAGCAGGATAAGGGTAAGATATGTGGACAACGACAATGTTGACCTGAGGTATAGATTTGCCTTTTTGCCCTGCAGCAAGTGCTCGGATAATTACTGGGATATATTTCCTGAAGGCATACGCAATGTTTCGAGGTCAGTATTCAACCATTACAGAAAACCTGTTATGATACTGGAAAATGGGGTTGCGGATGCAGAAGGATCATTGCGCAAAGAATTCATAGAAAAACATCTTATAGAGCTACATAAGGCCATTAAGGAAGATTATATACCTGTAAAAGGATATTTCCACTGGTCTATAGTGGATAACTATGAATGGGCCAGGGGTTATAAGGACAAATTCGGGCTTTATAAAATCAATAATGGAGAATTCGTGAAAACGGAAGCCTCTGAATTTTATAGCAAAATATGCCACGATCATGGTGTGGAAGATAGCGATTTTAAAACTTATTAG
- a CDS encoding 50S ribosomal protein L40e: MPFAEAIERRLTRKICMKCYARNSINATKCRKCGYTGLRVKSKERKSAK, encoded by the coding sequence ATGCCGTTCGCAGAAGCAATAGAAAGAAGATTGACACGCAAAATATGTATGAAATGTTATGCAAGAAATTCAATAAACGCAACAAAATGCAGAAAATGCGGTTATACTGGATTAAGAGTCAAATCAAAGGAGAGAAAGAGTGCAAAGTAA
- the fbp gene encoding fructose-1,6-bisphosphate aldolase/phosphatase, with protein MKTTISHIKADIGSLPGHTVVYQPVVDEVENYVKNNSEGLISDFHISHIGDDIQITMVHTRGADNPEIHKLAWDAFKAGTEVAKKIGLYGAGQDLLKDAFSGNIKGMGPGVAELEITPRKAEPFIVYMMDKTEPGAFNYPIYKMFGDPFNTPGLVIDPNMHMGFKFEVWDIYNGKKIYLSLPEDTYDLLAFIGSKSKYVIKRVYTKNTHTKLPDENVAVITTDKLSFIAGEYVGKDDPAGIVRIQSGLPASGEALEPFANSYLVSGWMRGSFNGPMMPVGMDNAQMTRFDGPPRVMALGFVMKEGKLAGPVDMFRDVAFDYARNEALNMANYMRRMGVFEPHRLPDEDMEYTALPKILEKRAQDFKKIEDKGANSEMKGGQ; from the coding sequence ATGAAAACAACAATTTCACATATTAAGGCAGATATTGGAAGCCTGCCCGGGCATACTGTTGTATACCAGCCAGTAGTTGACGAAGTAGAAAATTATGTAAAAAACAATTCAGAGGGATTGATTTCAGATTTCCATATATCACACATAGGTGATGACATACAGATTACCATGGTGCACACAAGAGGTGCTGACAATCCGGAAATACACAAGCTTGCTTGGGACGCATTTAAAGCAGGCACTGAAGTTGCAAAAAAAATAGGGTTATATGGTGCCGGGCAGGATTTATTAAAGGATGCATTTTCAGGGAATATAAAGGGTATGGGGCCAGGAGTTGCTGAACTTGAAATAACTCCACGGAAGGCTGAACCATTCATTGTATACATGATGGACAAAACCGAGCCAGGGGCATTTAATTATCCGATATATAAAATGTTCGGAGACCCGTTCAACACACCAGGTCTTGTAATTGACCCGAATATGCATATGGGATTCAAATTTGAGGTATGGGATATATACAACGGAAAAAAGATTTATCTATCACTGCCTGAAGATACATATGATTTGCTCGCATTTATCGGTTCAAAGTCCAAATACGTAATTAAGAGGGTATACACAAAGAATACTCACACAAAACTACCGGATGAAAATGTTGCAGTAATAACTACGGATAAATTATCATTCATAGCCGGAGAATATGTAGGCAAAGATGACCCTGCAGGCATAGTTAGAATACAATCAGGATTGCCTGCCTCAGGTGAAGCACTGGAGCCATTTGCCAATTCTTATCTTGTATCAGGCTGGATGAGAGGATCGTTTAATGGGCCTATGATGCCGGTTGGAATGGATAATGCACAGATGACCAGATTTGATGGCCCACCAAGAGTTATGGCTCTTGGCTTTGTCATGAAAGAGGGAAAACTGGCAGGTCCTGTTGATATGTTCAGGGATGTAGCCTTTGATTATGCAAGAAATGAGGCACTGAATATGGCCAACTACATGAGAAGAATGGGTGTATTTGAGCCACACAGGCTTCCTGATGAAGATATGGAATACACTGCACTCCCGAAAATCCTCGAAAAACGTGCACAGGACTTTAAGAAAATAGAAGATAAGGGCGCTAATTCTGAGATGAAGGGCGGGCAATAA
- a CDS encoding NAD(P)/FAD-dependent oxidoreductase encodes MAGKIIVIGGGIAGISAKLRNRKSKLMDENPFMIMAPRIIDTLRGKSVDFPRIKRNLDYTGKATGIDLEEKTVNINGKNIAYEKLVIATGHSQKYDFINGSKYIHGFSGLEDALYLRNQLVNRKKIVIIGGGYLGVEVAGAMQNASITILEAGNRILAGLPLKFSDYATQLLEKNGVNIELGNPVDEVKKDCVVSGTKKFNSDITLFAGGFTGNLPEMKQELKTKNSRIVVNSFLQSVDYPDVYAAGDSMLVDNGGFIPMSAIIARSSGITAMENAMGGTKPFVPNNFANIIRVGDQYFGTIGNIFVHGSIAHIIKEAAVALSINHAREV; translated from the coding sequence ATGGCTGGCAAAATTATTGTTATAGGCGGCGGTATTGCAGGCATTTCTGCGAAGTTGAGAAACAGAAAATCAAAACTTATGGATGAGAATCCTTTTATGATCATGGCTCCGAGAATCATAGATACGCTGCGCGGAAAAAGCGTGGATTTTCCAAGAATAAAGAGAAATCTAGATTATACTGGAAAAGCCACAGGGATAGACCTGGAAGAAAAGACTGTTAATATAAATGGAAAAAATATAGCCTATGAAAAACTTGTCATAGCTACTGGCCATTCCCAGAAATATGATTTCATAAATGGGAGCAAGTATATCCATGGATTTTCCGGTCTTGAGGATGCACTTTACCTGCGCAATCAACTGGTAAATAGAAAGAAAATAGTAATAATCGGAGGAGGATACCTGGGAGTAGAGGTCGCTGGAGCAATGCAGAACGCCAGTATAACCATACTGGAAGCTGGGAACCGAATACTCGCTGGTTTGCCACTAAAGTTTTCAGATTATGCCACACAATTGCTCGAGAAGAATGGGGTAAATATAGAACTTGGAAACCCTGTTGACGAGGTTAAGAAGGATTGTGTGGTATCCGGCACAAAAAAGTTTAATTCAGATATCACATTATTCGCCGGAGGATTTACAGGGAATCTCCCGGAAATGAAACAGGAATTAAAGACAAAGAACTCCAGGATTGTTGTAAATTCATTTTTGCAATCTGTGGATTATCCCGATGTATATGCCGCAGGTGATTCAATGCTGGTGGATAATGGCGGATTTATTCCTATGTCGGCTATAATTGCCAGGTCATCCGGAATTACAGCAATGGAAAACGCAATGGGAGGGACAAAACCCTTTGTACCGAATAATTTTGCAAATATTATCAGGGTGGGGGACCAGTATTTCGGGACTATTGGCAATATTTTTGTTCACGGAAGCATAGCGCACATAATAAAAGAAGCGGCGGTTGCACTTTCCATAAACCATGCGCGGGAAGTATAG
- a CDS encoding ABC transporter ATP-binding protein — protein sequence MEITFNKVTKKYHKFMALDDVSFNYRDHGAIGYLGPNGAGKTTTLKVMTNLLRPSEGHAELNGIDVNKYPKKALANVGSMIETPTPYPFLTVKESMQFVGELRGIDKKTINSKIDEFYDALKLPPLTSKMGQLSKGQRQRAVFASVLISDPDVVILDEPTSGLDPFERKIFRDFILELKKTKLVFFSSHILSEVSETCDDVIFINHGKILKQGKIDEIAQEFNTNAVSIEFLKPLDNNMIKNIRSLGSGVLKTDGKYAVIKFSGKEDERAQILENAIKLAPIISYTSYGSDLESAYLSILGEKS from the coding sequence ATGGAAATAACATTCAATAAAGTTACAAAGAAATACCATAAATTTATGGCACTCGATGATGTTTCATTCAATTACCGTGACCATGGGGCTATTGGATATCTCGGGCCAAACGGCGCTGGAAAGACCACAACCCTTAAGGTTATGACAAATCTCCTCCGCCCGTCTGAAGGGCATGCGGAATTAAATGGCATAGACGTAAATAAATATCCAAAGAAAGCACTGGCAAATGTTGGCTCTATGATAGAAACGCCAACTCCATATCCATTTCTTACTGTGAAAGAATCAATGCAATTTGTTGGTGAATTAAGAGGAATAGATAAAAAAACAATCAATTCAAAGATAGATGAATTCTATGATGCATTGAAATTGCCACCATTGACATCGAAAATGGGCCAGCTATCCAAAGGTCAGAGGCAAAGGGCAGTGTTTGCATCTGTATTAATATCTGATCCAGATGTAGTTATACTTGATGAACCCACCAGCGGGCTTGATCCATTTGAAAGAAAGATATTCCGGGATTTTATACTGGAATTGAAAAAAACCAAACTGGTCTTCTTTTCATCACATATACTTTCAGAGGTTTCAGAAACCTGTGACGATGTGATTTTTATTAATCATGGCAAGATACTGAAACAGGGTAAAATTGATGAGATAGCCCAGGAGTTTAACACCAATGCCGTCTCTATAGAATTCCTCAAACCCTTAGATAACAATATGATAAAAAACATTCGGTCACTGGGAAGCGGTGTATTAAAGACAGATGGGAAATACGCCGTAATTAAATTTTCAGGGAAGGAAGATGAAAGGGCACAGATACTGGAGAATGCAATAAAACTTGCACCAATTATTTCATATACTTCGTATGGTTCTGACCTGGAATCAGCATACCTGTCAATTCTGGGTGAGAAATCCTAA
- the purQ gene encoding phosphoribosylformylglycinamidine synthase subunit PurQ, with amino-acid sequence MQSNELKAGILRMEGTNNEEEAFLSLRRSGFESEYVHVSEIGKKKFEDYDLLFIPGGFSAGDYVRAGAIFASRLAPHINELNKFVDSGKILIGVCNGFQVLSELGMIPDTGTERKRTMVLGTNDSDRFECRYTYIKYTSKNKIFRRHFEGKILQVPVAHMEGKVIFDSKKTLDSVIENDQMIFQYTDINGTDSSYPWNPNGSVMDIAGLTNREGNVIGLMPHPERVYYGFQMMNDGNKHKNGTGEVFFNSLYEYTKKLGA; translated from the coding sequence GTGCAAAGTAATGAATTAAAGGCTGGAATTTTAAGAATGGAAGGCACCAATAATGAAGAAGAGGCTTTCCTTTCCCTTAGAAGATCCGGTTTTGAATCTGAATATGTACATGTATCGGAAATAGGAAAGAAGAAGTTTGAAGATTATGATTTATTGTTTATACCAGGAGGCTTTTCAGCCGGCGATTATGTAAGGGCAGGAGCAATATTTGCTTCCCGTTTAGCACCGCACATAAATGAGCTTAATAAATTTGTAGATTCAGGAAAAATACTGATAGGTGTATGCAACGGCTTCCAGGTTCTGAGCGAACTGGGCATGATTCCAGATACAGGTACAGAAAGAAAAAGAACCATGGTTCTGGGAACAAATGATTCTGATAGGTTTGAATGCAGGTATACATACATAAAGTATACATCAAAAAACAAAATTTTTAGGCGGCATTTTGAGGGCAAGATATTACAGGTTCCTGTTGCCCACATGGAAGGGAAAGTAATATTTGACAGCAAGAAAACACTGGATTCTGTTATAGAAAATGATCAGATGATCTTTCAATATACAGATATTAACGGCACCGATTCTTCATACCCATGGAATCCCAATGGGTCTGTTATGGACATAGCTGGATTGACAAACAGGGAAGGAAATGTAATAGGTCTTATGCCACATCCTGAAAGGGTTTATTACGGCTTTCAGATGATGAATGATGGCAACAAGCATAAGAATGGAACAGGAGAGGTCTTCTTTAATTCCCTTTATGAGTATACAAAAAAATTAGGCGCCTGA
- a CDS encoding ORC1-type DNA replication protein: MDNPFIKYNKSNDYVVGDLKKLSSSYIPDNFPHREKQIDSIARVLSSIVTGGLSSNLLLYGKSGSGKTSSVIYVTGMLKETLKGNINIIYINCEIYDSQYSILVYLTNAINSGDAPIPILGLPQDKIYFELVKRLNKSGRYTVIILDEIDKLIQKSGSDALYVLLKIMADSNTSLIGITNDASFVNALDARVQSRLNQESIIFPPYNAMELRDILNFRVSGIIKDGFITEASINLCAALGAQEHGDARKSIDLLRIAIDSALKDGKDCVTIDDVYLARDRFEMNVLKESIRTLPIHSKMVLLSACLTQETDADLSVTGEIYENYGNICTELGFQPLTMRRISDLLSDLEDTGLLTTNTRSLGRYGRMKFIRVMGSIQNVKGYTLEDPAFVNFQGSKIVRQSKLRTNFDAYVETYKNGDFDNK, encoded by the coding sequence ATGGACAATCCTTTTATCAAATACAACAAATCAAACGATTACGTGGTGGGCGACCTGAAGAAACTCAGCAGTTCATACATACCCGATAACTTCCCACACAGGGAAAAGCAGATAGATAGCATTGCAAGGGTTCTGAGCTCCATCGTTACAGGCGGGCTGTCATCAAATCTGCTGCTTTATGGCAAATCAGGCTCTGGCAAGACCTCTTCAGTTATTTATGTTACAGGCATGCTTAAGGAAACACTCAAAGGAAATATTAATATTATTTACATTAACTGTGAAATTTATGATTCGCAGTATTCCATCCTGGTATACCTTACCAATGCCATAAATTCTGGAGATGCCCCCATTCCCATACTTGGCCTTCCCCAGGACAAAATATATTTTGAACTGGTTAAAAGATTAAACAAATCAGGGCGTTATACAGTAATAATACTGGATGAGATAGATAAGTTGATTCAGAAGAGCGGCAGTGACGCTCTTTACGTGCTTTTAAAGATAATGGCGGATAGCAACACATCATTGATAGGAATAACAAATGATGCATCATTTGTAAATGCACTGGATGCCCGTGTGCAGAGCAGGTTGAACCAGGAAAGCATCATATTTCCCCCATACAATGCTATGGAACTCAGGGATATACTGAATTTCAGGGTTTCAGGAATAATTAAAGATGGATTTATCACAGAAGCATCCATAAACCTCTGCGCTGCTTTGGGTGCCCAGGAACACGGTGATGCGAGGAAGTCTATAGACCTCCTGAGAATAGCCATAGATTCTGCCCTGAAGGACGGTAAAGATTGTGTTACTATAGATGATGTATACCTTGCCCGTGACAGGTTTGAGATGAACGTTCTGAAGGAGTCAATAAGGACGCTTCCCATCCATTCGAAGATGGTGCTGCTTAGCGCATGCCTCACACAGGAAACAGACGCAGATCTTTCAGTGACCGGTGAAATATATGAAAATTATGGGAACATATGCACCGAGCTGGGATTCCAGCCTCTTACAATGAGGCGGATATCAGATCTGCTGTCTGATCTGGAAGATACAGGCCTGCTTACCACAAATACAAGATCACTGGGAAGATATGGAAGAATGAAATTTATCAGGGTAATGGGTTCTATACAGAACGTAAAGGGATACACCCTTGAAGATCCTGCATTCGTAAATTTTCAGGGTTCAAAAATAGTCCGCCAGTCCAAATTAAGAACCAATTTTGATGCGTATGTGGAAACTTATAAAAACGGCGATTTTGACAATAAATGA
- a CDS encoding TenA family protein, protein MYLRSYLNSPEVMELIDHIVHSDFVKSMKDGTIEDERFRYYLKQDHIYLKYYKAAGDVIGKNTGDDNIRELYNEIGSEEPEFHRNMLKQFGIDEAGIKESEINYTTYSYINHLLRWSKDSSINGMLSMFPCQWSYGYIAEATAAPSEKYLFWFDFYRSKDYRSITDKYLEILQKEPLSTYQEQIIKFGLEYELNYWKECYIEIK, encoded by the coding sequence ATGTATCTACGAAGCTATTTAAATTCACCGGAAGTAATGGAATTAATAGATCATATAGTGCATTCTGATTTTGTAAAATCCATGAAAGATGGAACTATAGAGGATGAACGATTCAGGTATTACTTAAAGCAGGATCATATATATCTAAAATATTATAAAGCAGCAGGAGACGTTATAGGGAAAAATACCGGTGATGATAATATCAGGGAACTCTACAATGAAATTGGCAGCGAAGAGCCAGAATTTCACAGGAACATGTTAAAGCAATTTGGAATAGATGAGGCCGGAATAAAAGAATCTGAAATAAACTATACAACATATTCTTACATAAATCACCTTTTACGGTGGTCAAAAGACTCTTCTATTAACGGGATGCTATCCATGTTCCCATGCCAGTGGTCTTACGGTTATATTGCGGAAGCAACTGCAGCACCCTCAGAAAAATATCTATTCTGGTTTGATTTTTACCGGTCAAAAGATTACAGGTCAATAACTGATAAATATCTTGAAATATTGCAAAAAGAACCTTTAAGCACATATCAGGAACAGATTATCAAATTTGGCCTGGAGTATGAATTAAATTACTGGAAAGAATGCTATATCGAAATAAAATAA
- a CDS encoding AAA family ATPase, translating to MNMLIITGMPGSGKDEFVKVAKSMGFIDAHMGNTVKKNALEKKIPLDDGSIGAYATEERKKYGMDIWAKRTAELITEPDITIVDGLRNEEELDYFKGNFQNIIVIAVFANENDRLERILARDREDDSHNYNGMHQRDNRELSWGIGKVISLADYMIVNDSSLDEYHKNVKILLNHIISRHPEINIKSGA from the coding sequence ATGAATATGCTTATCATAACAGGCATGCCGGGTTCTGGCAAAGATGAATTTGTAAAGGTTGCAAAATCTATGGGCTTTATAGATGCCCATATGGGGAACACAGTAAAGAAAAATGCCTTGGAAAAGAAAATTCCCTTAGATGATGGAAGTATAGGTGCATATGCAACTGAAGAGCGCAAGAAATACGGTATGGATATCTGGGCAAAGAGAACCGCAGAATTGATTACTGAACCTGATATAACTATAGTGGATGGTTTAAGAAATGAGGAAGAGCTTGATTATTTTAAGGGCAATTTCCAGAATATTATAGTAATAGCAGTATTTGCAAATGAAAATGACCGCCTTGAAAGAATACTTGCAAGGGATAGGGAAGACGATTCACATAATTATAATGGCATGCACCAGCGCGATAATCGTGAACTTTCATGGGGTATCGGAAAAGTAATATCACTCGCAGATTACATGATAGTAAACGACTCAAGCCTGGATGAATACCATAAAAATGTAAAAATTCTACTTAACCATATTATTTCAAGGCATCCTGAGATAAATATAAAATCAGGCGCCTAA